TTTGATCCTTACCTAAGATTTACAAGGGTTGAAATTATTGGCATAAAAGTGATAAAATCAGACAAAGCATGGTAAAGACTGCTTTATTGGCGGCAGTTActacaagtcaataaatattgatcCCCAGAGAAGAGCTCGGTTATCAGATTACTGGTCCATAGAGAGCAGAATGAAACTGAACCAAGTGATTGCTGGGATGATTGAAGTCACTCCTGCTTCTTGGGAAATGCAGCCACAGCCAGCTGATACAAGGCATATGCtgttcctaaaaataaaaaacaaaaaagaacctaACCAGAAATTCTGAGATCTAAGTGTATAAATTTAATATTCCAGTTTAAAAGTTGTAAGTTTGCCTTAAGACTACCTTAATTAGAACACAAAAAAGTATTTTGATAGGTGttggcaaaattttaaataaatatatgtaaaatatatttaatgtagttTTAACAAAGTATGGCACAATAATATATTTGTcaacataaaatgcaaaaattttttaaagtaagaacaTATACAAACGTTATTTCCATATTAACCCAAGATTGCCTGAGAAATGCTAAGGATGATTAAGGATGATTCAaatgccaaagaaaaaaaatgacttcaaATATGCAAGACTTCCCTAAAGTGAATGTAAAAAAAGGAAGAgtgatataattttaaagtaatcaaATGTAATGTAAAAACTAGCTGATAATtggaatttcattttaaaaactatttaccAGAATGTGTAAGAAATGGTCACATTGGCCAATAGGAATTTAggactttatcttttttttttttttttttgagacagagtctccctctgttgcccaggctggagtacagtggcacaatctcagctcactgcaacctccgcctaccaggtaaAGCAATCTTGCTGCCTCAgcttcacgagtagctgggattacaagtgtatgccaccacacccggctcatttttgtgtttttagtagagacaaggcttcaccatgtgggcctggctagtcttgaactcctgacctcgtgtgatctgccagcctcagcctcccaaagtgctgggattacaggcgtgagccaccacacccggcctataataccttttataataaactggtaaatgtgtTCCCCTAGTGAGGAGATTGTGGGAACCCCAACTTAAAGCCAGtcagtcagaagttccagagacCCAAACTTGTAACTGGTGGGAAGGAGGAGACAGTCTTCTGCCATCAACCTGTGGAATCTGATGCTATCTCCCAGTAGAGAGTGTGGAAACTGAATTGGAGGACACCTAGCTGGTGTCCATTACATGGTGTGTAGGGAAAAACCCCCACACATTTGGCAACAGAGGTCTTCCATGTTGATTGTTGTGATGTGAGAGCAGAGTTTCCCAAACAGGTAATTAAcatagtttcctcatctttaaaatgaagacataTTACAGACTTCATGCAAGATTTACAGAAATCCAAGTATGTGGCATTCCTATGAATATGATGGGCACAAAATAATCACTCAAATATAGATTCCCTTCTCTTTACCTTCCAGTAAAAGTATTGTTCCATACAAATTTTGTTTGTCATAAATATGTCTGTACAGAGTTTAGATGTAAAGTGCGCTTTTATTTTGCATCACAGTCAAAATGTTTTAAAGCCCTTGCTATAAGAGGTGGGATACAATGGATGTTTTTGACTGAACTATAGCCTTCACTACCATCAATGGTACTCAGAAAGCCAACTCTATCACAAGATAATCATCAAATCTTACTGGTGTTATttttttaaggccaggtgcagtggctcatgcctgtaatcccagcactttgggaggccatagcgggcagatcacctgaggtccggagttccagaccaacctgaccaacatggaaaaacttcatctctactaaaactacaaaattagccaggcggggtggcgcatgcctgtaatcccagctactcgggaggctgaggcaggagaatcgcttgaacctgggaagcagaggtcacagtgagctgagatcacaccattgcaatccagcctgggtaacaagagcaaaactccgtttcaaaaaaaaaaacatcaaaatgctCTTATACAGTATGTACCAGTCATCCTCTTGAATCATTATGAGACATAGTAAGATATCAAATTCTGGAGACAGACTGCCTGCATTAAAATACTGGCATAGCAAAAGCAATAAAGTTATCAGTTATCATTACTATTACTTTTCTATAAACCTTCAAACATTCCAAAGGCCTTACCACCAACTGTAAGAACCATGGTGGCTCTATACAGGAGGACATCAGCTATCCCACCCTTTAGATACAGTGGAATTTCATCATCCTcctagattaaaaaaagaaaaaaaagacaataatagaTGCCTCACTCATTTCCAACTAAGTTTCAAAAGAACAGGCATATAAAATGATATAGCTCCTTAAATCCCTATAATTAAAGTATTtaagtattaaaatttaaaagacctacaattttctttattctgtctcTACTCCtactacttttaaaataagaactcCTAAAAGtcagcatttttcttttactgttaatTTGAGATCCATTAATGATGGTCTTTCCAAAGAATACATAAACATTAAAGCTATAAAACATACACACTGATCTCAACAACTTTAATATaactgaaatataaaagaatCAATAATTGCCACACATTAGATTTAGTCATAGGaacctttttttccctaaaaagtGGGGAAGGGATTTTGGTTTATAACCCTAAATTATATCCCTAGCATCTAATCCAGCATAAAGTAGCTATTTAGTACATCTgtccagtatttatttttatgtatatatgatacAACTATTTTTAATCACTTGAAGTTTTATTTGGGAAAAGCTAGAAaccataataaaacaaaaatcactcatAATCAAACTACTTATAAAGGTAAATTGCTCTGCTCCACCAGGTCTTTCCCCAAGAGACAACCACTATTAGCAGTATGGCACATGTTCTTGACTTATTTTGTAATGTTTATATTGTCATATGATCTAATTTATACACATACTTGTTTATCCTAACTCTACCTTTTGGTAATCTAATTATTACAAGTAACAATCTCCTATAAAATACTTCAGTACCTGGAacagtttttgtttctctggaactttatttttaaaatgtctgcgGGAAGTAGTGCTTATGGTTCTCTGTCCAATCTGACGGAGAgcctaaaatgaaaatattattaaacagACTTAGAGCCTAAAGAAAccttcaaaaccattttcagtcCTTCATAttataaaaaaggtaaaatgagaCTTGAAGCATATCTGATTTGTcagtagcaaagtcatggaaGAGTATCCAGGCTTTTCAATTTGTCATCCATCCTCTGGCCTTCGAATTACATTCTGCAGTCTCCAAACAACATACTCAAGAAGCAATACATACAGATTCTaaccaaaatataaaatcatgatcTTTACCTGAACAGAACCAGTAACATTTTATAATCCTTGATGCAAACATATTGACATACACATGTTACAAAAATAGTGCTTAACCAAAATACACTAAgctcaaatattttcataatatacTACCATATTATCAAAaatctgctgggcgtggtggctcacgcctgtaatcccagcactttgggaggccggggcgggcagatcacctgagatcaggagttcaagaccagcctgatcaacattagaaaccctgtctccgctaaaaatacaaaattagcggggcatggtggcacatgcctgtaatcccaggtacttgggaggctgaggcaggaggctcgcttgaacctgggaggcagaggttgcggtgagccgatatcaggccattgcactccagcttgggcaacaagaccaaaactccgtttcaaaaaacaaaaaaaaaatattactagatcacctgaagtctgaagttcaagagcagcctcaccaacatggagaaaccctgtctctaccaaaaacacaaaattagccgggcacggtagcaaatgcctgtaatcccagctactcgggaggctgaggcaggagaattgcttgaacccgggaggcagaggttgcagtgagccaaaatcgcctcactgcactatagcctgggcaaaaggagtgaaactccatcttaaaaaaaaaaaaaaacagaaaagaaaagaaaaaatctgttacttggccaggcgcagtagctcacgcctgtaatcccagcactttgggagtccgaggtgggtggatcacctgaggtaaggagtttgagacccggctggccaacatggtgaaacctcatctctactaaaaatacaaaaatgagctgggcgtggtggtgtgcgtctgtaattctagctactaaggaggctgaggcaggagaatggcttgaacccaggaggcgcaagttgcagtgagcccaaactacgccactgcactccagcctgggccacaagaacGAACaccgctcaaaaaaaaaaaaaaaaaaaaaaaaaggtggggggccgggcgttgtggctcatgcctgtaatcccagcgctttgggaggctgaggtgagcggatcacttgaggtcaaggtttcgagaccagcctggccaacatggtgaaaccccgtctctattaataatacaaaaattagtcgggcttggtggcgagcgcctgtaatcccagctagttgggaggctgaggcaggagaatcgctcgaacctgggagatccgagatagtgccaccgcactccagcctgggcaatagagtatgtctcaaaaaaaaaaaaaaaaaacaaaaaaacaaaaaaaacctattaCTTGACAGCAAATAGACTGGCGTGATTCCTTCTCAATTAAAATGCTTCTTCCATTACATTTTtcctaaaaaattttaaatagggtaTACATCTTTTAAAGAGACTTGTATTAAATATCCAGTTGaattaaataatgaaacaaatgtGCTCtcgattttttaaaataaattacattgagGATTTTAATGAAGCAAAActtcattaaataatttaaaagataaaataatcattgtcgcattttttttcttttctttttcaaaatttgggGAAATATTTCATATGCTCAAAGTCGGTGGAGGGGTGAAGGACAATGCACAATAGCCTGACGGAAGTAACGCTGCACTTCAGCCATGACTATTCCTAAAGTTCCACCCAAAATGAATGCTTGGTTTTTAAACTGCCTTCTCAAGCTCGCAAAGCTCAAAACCATTGAAACTTAAAGCCTTTCAGTACCAGAAGAACACCTTTCTGCTTGATGCTTCCGGGTGTCAGACATTCCCCACCTGGTCCTTGGTTTTACTCAGATCCGAGCTACTAACCTCATCAATGACCGACAGGGTTAGGGGTGGTGCCTAAGAACCCAAGACGGGTCTAACCCACAAGTCTCTGGTCACTTCCCCAGCCTCTACACTCCT
This genomic window from Chlorocebus sabaeus isolate Y175 chromosome 17, mChlSab1.0.hap1, whole genome shotgun sequence contains:
- the COX7A2 gene encoding cytochrome c oxidase subunit 7A2, mitochondrial isoform X2, with amino-acid sequence MLTQVSEVVPVPAWSFSLLVLSCGGCRSVTAKMLRNLLALRQIGQRTISTTSRRHFKNKVPEKQKLFQEQHMPCISWLWLHFPRSRSDFNHPSNHLVQFHSALYGPVI
- the COX7A2 gene encoding cytochrome c oxidase subunit 7A2, mitochondrial isoform X1 produces the protein MLTQVSEVVPVPAWSFSLLVLSCGGCRSVTAKMLRNLLALRQIGQRTISTTSRRHFKNKVPEKQKLFQEDDEIPLYLKGGIADVLLYRATMVLTVGGTAYALYQLAVAAFPKKQE